One genomic window of Pungitius pungitius chromosome 11, fPunPun2.1, whole genome shotgun sequence includes the following:
- the LOC119198082 gene encoding neurexophilin 1 → MRTTCLRAAALLLSAVSLVAGADSPSPGNPDLRGSSKSKAKTYWTESSKAVSISRLLSQTLYGKENFTPLDLNYDGADSFSKAEQWNWLYNASNSRDPRPRTKRRPIVKTGKFKKMFGWGDFHSNIKTVKLNLLITGKIVDHGNGTFSVYFRHNSTGQGNVSVGLVPPTKAVEFQVRQQHQPYQNHHHQQQQQQTALETKDNKLFNCRVEYEKVEKGTRNSLCAHDPSQSCSQEQTQSHVSWLCSKPFKVICIFITFYSTDYKLVQKVCPDYNYHSDTPYLPTG, encoded by the coding sequence GTTGCCGGCGCCGACTCACCGAGTCCAGGAAATCCAGACTTGAGAGGGAGCTCAAAGTCCAAAGCGAAGACCTACTGGACCGAAAGCAGCAAAGCGGTCTCCATCAGCCGCCTGCTGTCCCAGACCCTCTACGGCAAAGAGAACTTCACCCCTCTGGACCTGAACTACGACGGGGCGGACTCCTTCTCCAAAGCGGAGCAGTGGAACTGGCTCTACAACGCGTCCAACTCCCGCGACCCGCGACCCAGGACCAAGAGGAGGCCCATCGTCAAGACCGGCAAGTTCAAGAAGATGTTCGGTTGGGGCGACTTCCACTCTAACATCAAGACGgtgaagctcaacctcctcatCACGGGTAAGATCGTGGACCACGGCAACGGGACCTTCAGCGTCTACTTCCGCCACAACTCCACCGGTCAGGGCAACGTGTCCGTGGGGCTCGTTCCTCCCACCAAGGCCGTGGAGTTCCAGGTCCGCCAGCAGCATCAGCCATACcaaaaccaccaccaccagcagcagcagcagcagacggctCTGGAGACCAAGGACAACAAGCTGTTCAACTGCAGGGTGGAGTACGAGAAGGTGGAGAAGGGCACCAGGAACTCGCTGTGCGCCCACGACCCGTCGCAGAGCTGCTCGCAGGAGCAGACCCAGAGCCACGTGTCCTGGCTGTGCTCCAAGCCCTTCAAGGTCATCTGCATCTTCATCACCTTCTACAGCACCGACTACAAGCTGGTGCAGAAGGTGTGTCCAGATTACAACTACCACAGCGACACCCCTTACCTGCCCACGGGGTGA